In Erigeron canadensis isolate Cc75 chromosome 1, C_canadensis_v1, whole genome shotgun sequence, a single window of DNA contains:
- the LOC122585515 gene encoding transmembrane protein 45B-like, producing MGTLVGHVAPGFGFLVIGLWHLFNHVKLHVQNPKTYHSLPWFPSTKIRYLELFLIMISCSISIAMELFIGPDRHQPLDTDGTIPSNHLHNFEHSFISMTFLVYAVFAIILDKYVPKVQYELTQLLASIAFAQQLLLFHLHSADHMGVEGQYHMLLQILILISLITTIMGINYQKSFIVSFIRSISIFFQGLWLMVMGFMLWTKSLIPKGCFLNLEEGHHVVRCHENEALERAKSLVNIQFSWYLICVTIFAMTLYLAMHKFYEGRVEYEMLRSYDQNQEKTVQDIEAQTKEVKFDQSKSILHIEKSFGPVDMER from the coding sequence aTGGGCACTTTAGTGGGACATGTTGCACCAGGTTTCGGTTTTCTTGTCATTGGTTTATGGCACCTTTTTAACCATGTCAAACTTCATGTTCAGAACCCCAAAACCTACCATTCTTTGCCATGGTTTCCCTCTACCAAAATAAGGTATTTGGAACTTTTCTTGATTATGATAAGTTGCTCCATTTCAATAGCAATGGAGTTATTTATCGGGCCAGATCGTCACCAACCGTTAGACACGGATGGCACCATTCCTTCCAACCATCTTCACAACTTTGAGCACTCATTCATTTCTATGACGTTTTTAGTTTACGCCGTTTTTGCAATCATACTCGACAAATATGTGCCAAAAGTTCAATATGAGTTGACTCAATTGCTTGCAAGTATTGCTTTTGCGCAACAACTCCTCCTTTTTCACCTCCATTCGGCTGATCATATGGGCGTTGAAGGACAATATCATATGCTTCTACAAATACTCATTCTTATCTCCCTTATAACCACCATTATGGGGATTAACTACCAAAAAAGCTTTATAGTTAGCTTCATAAGGTCCATTAGCATTTTCTTTCAAGGTCTTTGGCTCATGGTCATGGGCTTCATGCTTTGGACAAAAAGCTTGATTCCTAAAGGTTGTTTCTTGAACTTGGAAGAAGGCCACCATGTGGTCCGATGTCATGAGAACGAAGCCTTGGAACGTGCCAAGTCGTTAGTAAATATTCAGTTTAGTTGGTATCTGATATGTGTCACAATATTTGCTATGACACTTTATCTTGCTATGCATAAATTCTATGAAGGAAGAGTTGAATACGAAATGCTAAGAAGCTAcgatcaaaatcaagaaaaaacgGTTCAAGATATCGAGGCTCAAACCAAAGAAGTCAAATTTGACCAATCTAAGAGCATTCTTCATATAGAGAAATCTTTTGGTCCAGTCGACATGGAAAGGTAG